The following proteins come from a genomic window of Myroides odoratus DSM 2801:
- a CDS encoding TonB-dependent receptor codes for MKQIKILTFVSSVLFVGAAVAQDKNKSDLGTEVVDVVRRYDATVSEAFKVREMPNLDEDVKGKKKEVVYTITSFPVASTFVPTKGEAAKVEAKRNLERFDNYALFAIGNYTNINGELFLSGQIDPDSYIAGFVNHFSSQGGIKNLLLDDDFSKTKAGINFSGQKKKIGWNTEVGGSYQTLNWYGLPQEEMGDLIPQSTIVSINPKQKYKSFYFDGSVSFEDLPIKGVDVYYNNFSDDFDRAENRFVFKPRVETTFDEGIIGKLNLVVDYVSSDYRKQNFLTDQGWDYANTAIATQKGSDKHFNFGAEPSVVLKGDDYFVQLGVGLYYNNGKVGGSSDNSFKFYPQVKASYNLVPNIVIAYAGIDGRLTQNSFKDFVDQNPFVSPEAMLLPTDKTYDFHVGMKGKLDHTISYNIKASYLKENDKALFVSTPYSSNTKRLGYLYGNAFNVAYAEVETLRLFGELRFDIDNTLLLGVHGEYNHYDTNTAEAWGLPKIRVGADALINFTEQWFAGMDLQYVGERKDMFVNQDSSLDGGNVADVVRKVDGYADLNLKVGYRPTKNWTVFLKGNNLLNETYNQWGSFKSQGIQVMGGAIYKFDF; via the coding sequence ATGAAGCAGATAAAAATATTAACCTTTGTATCAAGTGTATTGTTCGTTGGTGCAGCGGTTGCTCAAGATAAAAATAAAAGTGATTTAGGAACAGAAGTTGTGGACGTAGTAAGACGTTATGATGCGACTGTTTCGGAGGCATTCAAAGTAAGAGAAATGCCTAATTTAGACGAAGATGTTAAAGGGAAAAAGAAAGAGGTTGTTTATACGATTACTTCCTTTCCAGTAGCATCTACCTTTGTACCTACAAAAGGAGAAGCAGCAAAAGTAGAAGCAAAGCGCAATTTAGAGCGTTTTGATAACTATGCCTTATTTGCTATTGGTAATTATACGAATATCAATGGGGAATTGTTTTTGAGTGGTCAAATTGATCCGGATAGTTATATTGCTGGATTCGTAAACCACTTTTCTTCTCAAGGGGGAATTAAGAACTTGTTGTTAGATGATGATTTTTCTAAAACGAAAGCAGGTATTAATTTTTCTGGACAGAAAAAGAAAATAGGATGGAACACAGAGGTAGGAGGTTCTTATCAAACGTTGAACTGGTATGGTTTACCTCAAGAGGAAATGGGCGACCTGATTCCTCAGAGTACCATAGTTAGCATCAATCCAAAACAAAAGTATAAATCGTTCTATTTTGATGGTTCAGTATCTTTTGAAGATTTACCAATCAAAGGGGTAGATGTGTATTACAACAACTTTAGTGATGATTTTGATCGTGCTGAAAACCGCTTTGTATTCAAACCAAGAGTGGAAACGACATTTGATGAAGGAATCATTGGTAAGTTGAACTTGGTTGTGGATTATGTGAGTTCAGATTATAGAAAACAAAACTTTTTAACGGACCAAGGTTGGGACTATGCTAATACTGCTATTGCGACGCAAAAAGGAAGTGATAAGCATTTTAATTTCGGTGCAGAGCCTAGTGTTGTTTTAAAAGGAGATGATTACTTCGTGCAATTAGGGGTAGGTTTATACTACAACAATGGTAAAGTAGGAGGTAGTTCAGATAATAGTTTTAAATTTTACCCACAAGTAAAGGCTTCTTATAACTTAGTGCCGAATATTGTAATTGCTTATGCTGGGATTGATGGTCGTTTGACGCAAAATTCATTTAAAGATTTTGTTGATCAAAATCCATTTGTATCACCAGAAGCGATGCTGTTGCCAACAGATAAGACCTATGATTTTCACGTGGGGATGAAAGGAAAATTAGATCATACGATTTCGTATAATATTAAAGCTTCTTATTTAAAGGAAAATGACAAAGCATTATTTGTTTCTACTCCTTATTCATCAAATACAAAACGTTTAGGATATTTATACGGCAATGCTTTTAATGTAGCCTATGCTGAGGTAGAAACGCTTCGTTTGTTTGGGGAATTGCGTTTTGATATTGACAATACCCTGCTTTTAGGTGTTCATGGAGAATACAACCACTATGATACGAATACGGCAGAAGCTTGGGGATTGCCTAAAATAAGAGTAGGTGCAGATGCCTTGATTAACTTTACAGAACAATGGTTTGCAGGAATGGATTTACAGTATGTTGGAGAGCGAAAAGACATGTTTGTTAACCAAGATTCTTCACTAGATGGTGGAAATGTAGCGGATGTAGTGAGAAAAGTGGATGGATATGCAGATTTGAACTTAAAAGTAGGGTATAGACCAACGAAAAATTGGACCGTATTTTTAAAGGGAAATAACCTGTTAAATGAAACGTATAATCAGTGGGGAAGCTTTAAATCTCAAGGTATACAGGTAATGGGTGGAGCTATTTATAAATTCGATTTTTGA
- a CDS encoding tetratricopeptide repeat protein: MRRINRLACIAALVGSMSLYAQQTAVYTGPYATFNHAVALYNEQEYLAAQLLFDKIKKENSSENKEIEADCAYYIANCAIRLDQSGAENKIDDFVANYPTSSKQNIAYIEATDYYFTRGQFAKAAHYAAKVKDHVIETEKVADRFFFEKGYSSFYMKNRKEAKKYLEKVSPNGEWSEQATYYLGYIAYDTDNFDDAKKLFEKVESKEKYKEKMGYFQADMNFKTGNFEQAIADGLSQINKSNPQEKSELSKIIGESYFNLKQYDKALPYLLEYKGKNGKWNNTDYYQLGYAYYKSKDYEKAIEQFNKIIDGDNAIAQNAYYHLGESYLHTHKKTQALNAFKNASEMRFDASIQEDAYLNYGKLSYDIGNAYQSAPKVISGFMEKYPSSPYKEEMEGLLIDSYITSKNFSEALVLLEKNKTTANKEAYQKVTFYRGLELFAEGKYDEALAMFTKSLVERQDGVFTARAYYWQAESNYALNKFSEAISSYVSFLGSPQAKNTNEYKNVNYGLGYTYFKQKDYSNAAKQFQSFIATAPKDEARRVDAYLRLGDSQFVEGSYWAAMESYNKVIEANKVDVEYARFQKALAYGFVDRLQKKADDLIAFTKDYPKSSLADNALYELGMTYVVMQQPQKATPIFDQLLKNFPKSSYASKALLRQGLIHYNANRPDEALVKFKEVVAKYPTSAEAIEAVQNARLVYVDQGKVDEYGAWVKGLSFVSVSDLELDKDTYESAEKQYMQNNTQAAIAGFEKYLAAYPKGLKALQAHFYLGQMYFAANNSKKAQTHYLAVVEGNKNEYVEVSLSRLAEIYLKDKDTDQALLMLSRLENEAAQEQNKVFAKSNLMKLYYQEEDYTNALDYAEQVLKMAKIDDKVKSDAQIIIARTAFANKQYDKAKKGYADVAKIAKGELAAEALYYDAFFKRMDNKFDASNESVQKLAKDYSTYKYYGAKGLVLMAKNFYSLKDAYQATYILDSVIKNFGEFSDVVAEAQQELNTIKGQEAKSNSSVVQ; encoded by the coding sequence ATGCGTAGAATTAATAGGTTGGCTTGTATAGCTGCACTAGTGGGTAGTATGAGCCTTTATGCACAGCAAACAGCTGTATATACAGGTCCTTATGCAACGTTTAATCATGCAGTAGCGCTGTATAATGAACAAGAGTATTTAGCAGCCCAACTATTGTTTGATAAAATAAAGAAAGAAAATAGTTCAGAGAATAAAGAAATAGAAGCGGATTGTGCGTATTATATCGCCAATTGTGCTATTCGATTGGATCAAAGTGGTGCGGAAAACAAAATTGATGATTTTGTTGCCAATTACCCAACGAGTTCCAAGCAGAATATTGCGTATATCGAAGCAACAGACTACTATTTCACTAGAGGTCAATTTGCAAAGGCGGCTCATTATGCAGCTAAAGTAAAAGACCATGTAATCGAAACAGAAAAAGTAGCTGATCGTTTCTTCTTTGAAAAAGGATATAGTTCTTTTTACATGAAGAACAGAAAAGAGGCGAAGAAATACTTAGAAAAAGTAAGTCCAAACGGCGAATGGAGTGAGCAAGCAACCTATTATTTAGGGTATATAGCTTACGATACCGATAATTTTGACGATGCGAAAAAGCTGTTTGAAAAAGTAGAAAGCAAGGAAAAGTACAAAGAGAAAATGGGGTACTTCCAAGCGGATATGAATTTCAAAACAGGGAATTTTGAGCAAGCGATTGCTGATGGTTTATCGCAAATCAATAAATCCAATCCACAAGAAAAATCAGAACTTTCAAAGATTATTGGGGAGAGTTACTTTAACCTCAAACAATATGACAAAGCCCTTCCTTATTTATTAGAGTATAAAGGGAAAAACGGCAAGTGGAACAATACCGATTACTATCAATTAGGATATGCCTATTACAAGTCGAAAGATTATGAAAAAGCAATTGAGCAATTCAATAAAATTATCGATGGAGATAATGCGATTGCTCAAAATGCATACTACCACTTAGGAGAAAGTTATTTGCATACACATAAAAAAACACAGGCTTTGAATGCATTTAAAAATGCTTCGGAGATGCGTTTCGATGCTAGTATTCAAGAAGATGCTTATTTGAATTACGGGAAGTTGAGTTATGATATTGGAAATGCTTACCAAAGTGCACCAAAAGTAATCAGCGGATTTATGGAGAAATACCCAAGTTCACCTTATAAAGAGGAGATGGAAGGGTTATTAATCGATTCGTATATTACTTCTAAAAACTTTTCAGAAGCTTTGGTGCTTTTAGAGAAAAACAAAACAACAGCAAATAAAGAAGCCTACCAAAAGGTAACGTTTTACCGCGGATTAGAATTGTTTGCTGAAGGAAAGTACGACGAGGCTTTAGCTATGTTTACTAAATCTTTAGTAGAACGTCAAGATGGAGTATTCACCGCTCGTGCTTATTATTGGCAAGCAGAGTCTAATTATGCGTTGAATAAATTTTCTGAAGCTATTTCCTCTTATGTGAGCTTTTTAGGTAGCCCACAAGCTAAAAATACGAATGAATACAAAAATGTAAACTACGGTTTAGGATATACGTACTTCAAGCAGAAGGATTATAGCAATGCAGCAAAGCAGTTTCAAAGCTTTATAGCAACAGCGCCAAAAGACGAGGCAAGACGTGTTGATGCTTACCTTCGTTTAGGGGATAGTCAATTTGTAGAGGGAAGTTATTGGGCTGCTATGGAGTCCTACAATAAAGTGATTGAGGCTAATAAGGTAGATGTCGAGTATGCGCGTTTTCAAAAAGCATTGGCTTATGGATTCGTAGATCGTTTACAGAAAAAAGCAGATGATTTAATTGCTTTTACTAAAGATTATCCGAAATCAAGCTTAGCAGACAATGCTTTATATGAATTAGGAATGACGTATGTTGTGATGCAACAACCACAAAAAGCGACGCCTATTTTTGATCAATTGTTGAAAAATTTCCCTAAGAGTTCTTATGCTTCTAAAGCCTTATTGCGTCAAGGTTTAATTCACTACAACGCGAACAGACCAGATGAGGCGTTGGTTAAATTTAAAGAGGTTGTAGCAAAATACCCGACTAGTGCAGAAGCGATTGAAGCAGTACAAAATGCTCGATTGGTTTATGTAGATCAAGGAAAGGTAGATGAATACGGAGCTTGGGTTAAAGGCTTGTCATTTGTAAGTGTAAGTGACTTGGAGTTAGATAAGGATACGTATGAGTCTGCGGAGAAACAATATATGCAGAATAATACGCAAGCTGCAATTGCTGGTTTTGAGAAATATTTAGCTGCATATCCAAAAGGATTAAAAGCGTTACAAGCTCATTTTTATTTAGGGCAAATGTATTTTGCAGCAAATAATTCGAAAAAAGCACAAACTCATTATTTAGCAGTTGTTGAAGGTAACAAGAATGAATATGTGGAAGTGAGTTTATCGCGTTTGGCTGAAATATACTTGAAAGATAAAGATACTGACCAGGCTTTATTGATGTTAAGCCGATTGGAAAATGAGGCTGCTCAAGAACAAAATAAAGTTTTTGCGAAGTCGAATTTGATGAAGCTTTATTATCAAGAAGAAGATTATACCAACGCTTTAGATTATGCTGAGCAGGTATTGAAAATGGCTAAAATAGACGATAAGGTTAAGAGTGATGCGCAAATTATTATTGCGAGAACAGCTTTTGCAAATAAACAATACGACAAGGCGAAAAAAGGATATGCAGATGTAGCTAAAATTGCCAAAGGGGAATTAGCGGCTGAGGCCTTGTATTATGATGCGTTCTTTAAGCGTATGGACAACAAGTTCGATGCTTCTAATGAGAGCGTTCAAAAATTAGCAAAAGACTATTCAACCTATAAGTATTACGGGGCAAAAGGATTGGTATTGATGGCGAAAAACTTCTATAGCTTAAAAGATGCGTATCAAGCGACGTATATCTTGGATAGCGTAATTAAGAATTTTGGAGAATTTTCGGATGTTGTTGCAGAAGCACAACAAGAATTGAACACCATTAAGGGCCAAGAAGCGAAAAGCAATTCATCTGTAGTACAGTAA
- a CDS encoding acetyl-CoA hydrolase/transferase family protein, with protein sequence MKYVSAQEAAKVVQSGDRIYVHAAAATPNVLTKAISDRAGELRNVEFCHIHTEGEAPYADPALSESFHVNSFFIGKNVRHTLAAGNGSYTPVFLSEVPLLFRKGVLKVDVVLIQVSPPDEHGFCSLGVSVEACVAAMERARVVIAQINPQMPRTFGDSVLHSSKIDLAVDYDCPIYAAKEVVITEKEATIGKFVANLIEDESTLQMGIGSIPNAVLAQLNNHKNLGLHTEMFSDGVIDLIQNGVIDCSKKKIAKGRALATFLIGSKKLYDFVDNNPFIVLKESSYVNDTAIIRKNPKVVAINSAIEVDLTGQICADSIGHRMYSGVGGQMDFVRGASLSEGGKAIIALASTSNQGHNRIVPFLRQGAGVVTTRAHAQYIVTEYGVADLYGKTLKQRVAAMAEIAHPDFREEILKAYFDNLKS encoded by the coding sequence ATGAAATATGTATCTGCTCAAGAAGCTGCTAAAGTTGTACAATCTGGAGATCGAATTTATGTCCATGCGGCGGCTGCAACCCCAAATGTTTTAACCAAAGCGATTAGTGATCGAGCTGGTGAATTGCGCAATGTTGAATTTTGTCATATTCACACAGAAGGAGAAGCGCCTTATGCAGATCCTGCATTGTCGGAAAGCTTCCACGTCAATTCGTTTTTCATTGGTAAAAACGTACGCCATACATTAGCAGCGGGTAACGGATCGTATACCCCAGTTTTTTTAAGTGAAGTTCCTCTGTTGTTTAGAAAAGGCGTACTGAAAGTAGACGTTGTTTTAATTCAAGTTTCTCCACCAGATGAGCATGGGTTCTGTTCGCTTGGGGTATCTGTAGAAGCTTGTGTGGCAGCAATGGAAAGAGCAAGAGTGGTTATTGCACAAATTAACCCACAAATGCCACGTACATTTGGTGATAGTGTATTGCATAGCTCAAAAATTGACTTAGCTGTGGATTATGATTGTCCAATTTATGCGGCTAAAGAGGTTGTGATTACAGAAAAAGAAGCGACAATTGGAAAATTTGTGGCTAATTTAATAGAAGATGAAAGTACCCTTCAAATGGGGATTGGCTCTATTCCCAATGCTGTTCTAGCTCAATTGAATAACCATAAAAATTTAGGACTACATACAGAAATGTTTTCAGATGGAGTGATTGATTTAATCCAAAATGGGGTGATTGATTGCTCGAAAAAGAAAATTGCCAAAGGAAGAGCGTTAGCTACTTTCTTAATTGGTTCTAAGAAACTCTATGATTTTGTCGATAATAACCCCTTTATTGTACTGAAAGAATCGAGCTATGTGAACGATACTGCAATTATTCGCAAGAATCCAAAAGTAGTGGCGATTAACTCGGCTATTGAAGTGGATTTAACAGGGCAAATTTGTGCGGACTCTATAGGGCATCGCATGTACTCTGGAGTAGGAGGTCAAATGGATTTTGTTCGCGGGGCTTCTTTGAGTGAAGGTGGAAAAGCGATTATTGCTTTAGCCTCTACGAGTAACCAAGGGCATAATCGAATTGTTCCGTTCTTGCGTCAAGGTGCTGGAGTTGTTACAACACGTGCGCATGCACAATATATCGTTACGGAATATGGAGTAGCTGATTTGTATGGCAAAACACTCAAACAAAGGGTAGCAGCGATGGCTGAAATTGCTCATCCAGATTTTAGAGAAGAGATTTTAAAAGCGTATTTCGATAATTTGAAATCGTAA
- a CDS encoding DUF3995 domain-containing protein yields the protein MIEGIQGINAVVFLLLGGVHLFWVFGGLWGTPFAIPSTTTGEPVFQPRKGGTLLVACCLFAAAILNLGFLAIGQWTYFWIGLLFGLRVIGDFKYVGLGKKIKNTPFAQKDATIFIPICIYLSLSHFFLFFWQ from the coding sequence ATGATAGAAGGTATTCAAGGGATAAATGCAGTAGTCTTTCTTTTATTAGGAGGAGTACACCTGTTTTGGGTATTCGGCGGTCTTTGGGGAACGCCATTTGCCATTCCTAGTACAACCACAGGAGAGCCTGTTTTTCAACCTAGAAAAGGAGGGACTTTACTCGTAGCTTGTTGCTTGTTTGCTGCGGCAATTCTAAATTTAGGTTTTTTAGCGATTGGCCAATGGACGTATTTTTGGATTGGCCTCTTGTTCGGATTGCGTGTTATTGGGGATTTTAAATACGTTGGGCTTGGTAAAAAAATAAAAAATACTCCTTTTGCTCAGAAAGATGCAACCATTTTTATTCCCATTTGTATATATTTGAGTTTAAGTCATTTTTTCTTGTTTTTTTGGCAATAG
- a CDS encoding Crp/Fnr family transcriptional regulator has product MKNTVWVDEILEALHDVVVEREFKKGESLLRIGEVCEYVGRVEEGALRMFYLDAEGKDISFSFSLTHDIFTHYEGLLSGQVSTMEIEALVDTKVLLIRKKELFELYESSFYWQKIGRLMSDAIFLSAKERIDFLLFYTIEQRYTYLLMKQPEILDVVAQKHIASYIGIQPQSLSRLKKRINKNEELT; this is encoded by the coding sequence ATGAAAAATACGGTTTGGGTAGATGAGATTTTAGAAGCATTGCACGATGTTGTGGTGGAAAGAGAATTCAAAAAAGGAGAGTCACTTTTGCGTATTGGCGAGGTATGTGAATATGTAGGTCGAGTAGAGGAAGGGGCCTTGCGTATGTTTTATCTCGATGCAGAAGGAAAAGATATTTCGTTTTCCTTTTCTTTAACACACGATATTTTTACGCATTATGAAGGGTTGCTTTCTGGACAAGTTTCTACCATGGAGATCGAAGCTCTTGTGGATACGAAAGTTTTGCTCATTCGAAAAAAAGAGTTGTTTGAGCTATATGAATCCTCTTTTTATTGGCAAAAAATAGGAAGATTAATGTCGGATGCTATTTTCTTATCCGCAAAAGAGCGCATCGACTTTTTACTTTTTTACACCATTGAGCAGCGTTATACCTATTTGCTGATGAAACAGCCTGAAATTTTGGATGTAGTAGCGCAGAAACATATTGCCAGTTATATCGGAATTCAACCGCAATCGCTCTCTCGATTAAAAAAGCGCATCAATAAAAACGAAGAGTTAACTTAA
- a CDS encoding endonuclease MutS2 has protein sequence MTSINTKTLQDLEFNTVLTFVSNLCVTESGKELAMEIVPYKTKEQTLHALQQTSEYLASFTNNNVIPNHYFEGIDYELKFLGIEDSFLEVSSFKKIYNLTETTSNLITYFKKFSDYYPYLSSDTATLTLEKSILKEIENVLDKYGEIKDNASVDLLSIRKSINLVRGKINQSFGYALSQYNSAGYLDDIRETIVDNRRVLAVIAMHRRKVKGSVLGQSKTGSIIYIEPEATLHFSRELNNLEYEEREEIVRILKTLTNSIRPFRTLLLEYTQYLSLLDITAGKAKYALKINGLLPEIREEKSLYFREAYHPILWLNNKEKRKVTHPQTIQLEQDSRIIVISGPNAGGKSITLKTVGLLQLMLQSGLLIPVHERSHTFLFDRILTDIGDNQSIENHLSTYSYRLKNMNYFLKKCNSNTLFLIDEFGTGSDPELGGALAEVFLEEFYDREAYGIITTHYTNLKILADQLPDATNANMLFDEKSLEPLYKLNIGQAGSSFTFEVAQKNGIPFSLINRAKKKVETEKVRFDKTIANLQKERHKLERTSQNLKEEETKAREESKKLEGINAKVQDKLERYQELYDSNQRLVYLGQKLDDLSEKYFNNKSKKTLFSELLKVVEIENSKRKKVTLQEKKKKETEQKALLQEVEKKVEVIRKEKKEKKEIQKQQEESNKTKFPLKVGDRVRMLEGRAVGTIDSIEKKTATVNYGFFTSKVNIDQLEMVERKK, from the coding sequence ATGACATCGATTAATACAAAGACTTTACAAGATTTAGAATTTAATACCGTTTTAACTTTCGTTTCCAATCTCTGTGTAACAGAAAGCGGAAAGGAATTGGCCATGGAGATTGTTCCGTACAAAACAAAAGAACAAACTTTACATGCCCTCCAACAAACCTCAGAATATTTAGCTTCTTTTACCAATAACAACGTTATTCCTAATCATTATTTTGAAGGGATTGACTATGAACTGAAATTCTTAGGCATTGAAGACAGCTTCCTAGAAGTAAGTAGTTTTAAAAAGATATATAACCTAACAGAGACAACGAGTAATTTAATCACCTATTTCAAAAAATTCAGTGATTATTATCCTTATCTCTCTTCAGATACCGCTACCCTAACCTTAGAAAAGAGCATTTTAAAAGAAATTGAAAATGTATTGGATAAGTATGGGGAGATTAAAGACAATGCTTCGGTAGATTTATTATCGATCCGCAAGAGTATAAATTTGGTTCGCGGTAAGATTAACCAGAGTTTTGGTTATGCCTTATCTCAATACAACAGCGCGGGATATCTTGATGATATTCGAGAAACTATTGTAGACAACCGACGTGTATTAGCGGTAATAGCCATGCATCGTCGAAAAGTTAAGGGAAGTGTTTTGGGGCAGTCCAAAACGGGAAGTATCATTTACATTGAACCAGAAGCGACCTTGCATTTTTCAAGAGAGCTCAACAATTTAGAATACGAAGAACGCGAAGAAATCGTTCGCATTTTAAAAACGCTAACCAACAGTATTCGTCCATTCAGAACGTTATTGTTGGAGTATACCCAATATTTGAGCTTACTTGACATTACGGCAGGAAAGGCAAAATATGCACTAAAGATCAATGGCTTACTTCCTGAAATACGCGAAGAAAAGAGTCTGTATTTCAGAGAAGCTTACCACCCTATTTTGTGGTTAAACAACAAAGAAAAGAGAAAGGTTACGCATCCGCAGACGATTCAATTGGAACAAGACAGTCGAATCATCGTGATTTCAGGACCAAATGCAGGAGGAAAAAGTATCACATTAAAAACTGTTGGATTACTACAGCTGATGTTGCAATCGGGATTATTAATTCCGGTACACGAACGCAGTCATACATTTTTATTTGATCGCATCTTAACGGATATTGGTGATAATCAATCAATTGAAAATCATTTAAGCACATACAGCTATCGATTAAAAAATATGAATTATTTTTTGAAGAAATGTAATTCAAATACCTTATTTTTAATAGATGAATTCGGAACAGGATCTGATCCAGAATTAGGAGGTGCATTAGCCGAAGTTTTCTTAGAAGAATTCTACGATCGAGAGGCTTATGGTATCATTACCACCCACTATACGAATTTAAAAATCTTAGCTGATCAATTACCAGATGCAACTAATGCTAATATGCTTTTTGACGAAAAGTCGTTAGAACCCCTGTACAAATTGAATATCGGTCAAGCAGGTAGTTCCTTTACTTTTGAAGTCGCACAAAAGAATGGTATTCCTTTTAGTTTAATCAACCGAGCAAAGAAGAAAGTAGAAACGGAAAAAGTTCGCTTCGACAAAACCATTGCCAATTTACAGAAGGAAAGACACAAACTGGAACGCACCTCTCAAAACCTAAAAGAAGAAGAAACGAAGGCAAGAGAAGAAAGCAAAAAATTAGAGGGCATCAATGCGAAGGTTCAGGATAAGCTGGAACGTTACCAAGAATTATATGATTCCAACCAACGTTTGGTTTATTTGGGTCAGAAATTAGATGACTTATCCGAAAAATACTTCAACAACAAGAGCAAAAAAACCCTATTTAGTGAATTGCTCAAAGTAGTTGAAATTGAAAACTCCAAGCGCAAAAAAGTTACCCTTCAGGAGAAAAAGAAAAAAGAGACAGAACAAAAGGCTTTACTCCAAGAAGTAGAGAAAAAAGTAGAAGTCATTCGCAAGGAGAAGAAAGAGAAAAAAGAGATTCAAAAACAGCAAGAAGAGAGCAATAAGACGAAATTCCCACTAAAAGTTGGTGATCGTGTTAGAATGCTTGAAGGAAGAGCTGTTGGAACGATTGACAGTATTGAAAAGAAAACCGCTACGGTGAATTATGGTTTCTTTACGTCAAAAGTAAACATAGATCAACTTGAAATGGTAGAGCGTAAAAAATGA
- a CDS encoding thiol-disulfide oxidoreductase DCC family protein, which translates to MIEELPKNKKIVLFDGVCNLCDNVVKKVIAADRQDQFRFTSLDSELGQQILQQIGVDRAQTDSIVLYIPGEAYYVKSQAALMIAKYLGGWHSLLTIFLILPTKLADSLYDYIAKNRYKWYGKKDQCMIPSESIRKKFL; encoded by the coding sequence ATGATAGAAGAACTCCCTAAAAACAAAAAAATTGTTCTTTTTGACGGCGTATGCAACCTATGTGACAATGTAGTCAAAAAGGTGATTGCCGCAGATCGACAAGATCAATTCCGATTTACCTCATTGGATTCGGAATTGGGCCAACAAATTCTACAGCAAATTGGTGTAGATCGCGCACAAACAGACAGTATTGTACTATACATACCTGGAGAAGCTTATTATGTCAAGTCACAAGCTGCATTGATGATTGCCAAATATCTTGGTGGTTGGCATTCGCTATTGACAATTTTTCTGATTTTACCTACCAAATTAGCCGATTCGCTTTATGATTATATAGCAAAAAATCGCTACAAATGGTACGGGAAAAAAGATCAATGTATGATTCCCAGTGAGTCAATCCGAAAAAAGTTCTTATAA